The following nucleotide sequence is from Solanum dulcamara chromosome 7, daSolDulc1.2, whole genome shotgun sequence.
TCCCTGGGCGATCAACCTCTTTCTCCATGCTAAAGCTGCCTTCTCAGCCTCTTCTTTCATCCCTTTCTCCATCTCAACTCCGTCGATTCTCATCAATATGAAGCACTCTAAAACTAATGCAGAAGCCTTCCTTCCCCTGACCATGTGTGAACCTTTAGTATAAGTGTTGCTCCCCTGTAAATAAAACTTCCCATACATTCCAATACAAGCCTTGCTGGATTGCGCGAGAGCCTCAATGCCTTAGGAACATCTTCAAGCAGCCTATTCACATCTGAGATTCGCATGACCATGTACCTCCGAAGATCACGACCGTTCGATGATTTGCAGAGGCTTTCCAGCTCTGAACAATGAGGGGATTTCAGCTCTGAATGGTGAGGGAATTTCAGCTCTGAACATGAGGGGATTTCACTTCTTCGCTACGAGGGGATTTGACTTTTTTACTACGAAGGGGTtgcacttcttcttcttcttcagagGGGTCAGATTCCCAAGATGGTTCTTGCTTTGGGAATGGTTCTGTGGCGGGGCCTGGGGCGGGAGACACCAAGGCGGGCGGTGATGAGGCGGGTAAAAGAGTGGTTGTAAGTCCGGGTAGCACAGAGTGAATTGTGGACCGAATGGAATCGATGTGTTGGTTTAACTCAGTGAAGCAGCATCGGAAGGCAAAGAGGGAGTGGAGAGTTTACGGAGATTGGCAATTGAGGTTGCGGCGTTATCCGCCATCCTCGCTCCTCCATTGTCATTGTTTTTGTGTTGTATGGGAAGTTGTACTTTTACTATTACTGGGTTCTTTTCCGAGCGCAAAGGAAACTGCTGATGAACCGACATTGGGTTCATGAAAACTGCTAATGAACTTCAAAACTTCTATTAATTAGattctcttttaattttgatcgtaattaattaatttttaataaaataaaacataaatttatttaacGGTGATTTAATGCTAAATTTATATGCAAATATTTTGCATTTATAACTTTGATATATAAATACTCCATTACGTGTGGAAATTTTTTATACAATTGGAATTCGATTGGGTTGTACACTCAAAAGATTGCTCTGCCTATTAGCCTCTATCCTACGCGAGTGCATGGGGCCTGTTTGATGAAATGTACTAACGTAAAGATAGTGTATCCATGTTCCTCATCCTAAAACACCATTAGGTATACATTTTTAATGgtcatattttgatttaaatgTACCTATTAAATGCCTCTTCCAGTAAAGCCCTTTGTCGTCTTCTTTTTCTCCCCTTCTAAATTTATGGTTTAAAGATTCACTTTCAAACAAATCATGCCAATCCCTGCCTGGACAAACCAAATTCTTTCTATCTTGCTCACATacagggggggggggggggaacttgaaaaagaaaagggaaataaCAAACCTCAAAGAAGGTCATTTTATTGTATTGAGGACAAATAATCCCACCAAGAACTAGTGCTAAGATATAGATAAGCAAATTGTCTCTCCAGCATGGCACATCCgtgaaagaaaaacatattaatCATTCATGATGAAAAGTGAAACCCTTCTCCACAACTTCACATCCAATATCAATGCTATTCAAAATTAAGAAGGGGCCAAAAAACCACGTACAAAGTTTGTCAAGTAAATTGTGCATCCAAGAAGCTTGTATATGTGCTATTGCTGAGAAAATTGTAGATCGCAATTTGTACAAACACTGCAAGTTAACATATGCAGCCCAGTCAGGCAAATATCATACTTCCCATTTGTGGAATTGGCGCCAATCCTACCAATTAATAACCCTTATTTCCGCGAATTCGAGCTCTCATGTCCAGCTGAAAGAGAGAACTGTTGGTCAGAGGATGCATTGATAAGACGAAGATGTATGTCAATATCACAGCACAAAAAGGGCATGTTGGATCAGGCTGACAAGAAGCATGTAATCTTATTTAAAGCTTATGGGATCCAACCATGCACAAGTAACTATGGTCCACATGCATTATAACTTTGACAATCACGTGGCGTATCAGATCCTCCAGcattataaagttatatttagttttacttATGATAAGTCAATACAAGAATGCTATATCATCAAAATCCAGTATTAACTCATAAGAAGAATCTAGAATTCGTCACAATCTGACACCTTCCTCAACAACGACACAATGCCTTGGTATAGACAACTAAACAAATCCATGAATACCACCAAGGCCAAGAGAAACAGTTACAGCATTCACGTTCACAACATTATTACCAAAATCAGAAATCAGAAATTAGTCCACAATGAGCTCTTTCTCTTGCAAACAGCGCAAAGCAGTACATTTCATACAgcaaacaataacaacatagcCAGTGAAATCCTACAAGTGCGGTCTGGGGAGGTAGAATGTAcccagaccttacccctacctcgtggaggtagagaggttgtttcttgAGGACATTCTAACGGCAAAGATGAAGTAAAAATTACCAGCATAACACACATCAGCATATCTGCAATTAGATTTGAAATTTCACataagtgatttatttatttatttatttgatacgTACATATATGATTTATTCTCATCTGGTACGTTGGTTGTCCAATACCTAATCACCTAGTTGTCCATGAAAATGTAGGGGCAATTATAGGCACCACTTTAGAAGTGattatcaccaaaaattcacGAGAAAAAGGCAAGGATAGCAGAAGACCTTGTATTCAGCTCAAATGCTTAAAGAAACAGACAATTCTCTAACTACAACCCTGAATACAGCTGTTGAGATTGATGTAACATCATTCACGTCTGAGTCTGatgaaataaggaagatttagtTCAAAAAGATTTCCAAACATGAAATCATTTCCAGAATTCCAGTTCAGATGAAATCTAGCCACATAAGCTGAAATATACCCGTTATTATTCTCTCCATATTAAATTTTTACATCAAGGGTCTATAGAAGGCTATAGGTTACTGAGATAATcatttattttgttattcaCTAGCCATGTTCCCTACTTCTTAAGCCAATGTGTTCAGGGACTGTGATTTGTACAGTTTATCTGGTTACTGATTTCCCCTATCAAATCACTACTTGCATATGCTGAAAGCATTGAGCCCGAAAGATCCAACTAGGACATTCAAGCTCCAACTATTTGGTTTTCCAAGCAAAAAACGTGACAGTAAGTTGTTTAAATTGGCcttatccccccccccccccaaaaacacaaacacataaaaaaaacatatgGGACAAAGGATTGTCTTACAAGCCTATCAGTATAGCTATTTCATCTTCCccacaaaattaaatttaaagaaCAAATTCCCACATTCAGTTTTACAATTATCATGTGATTGAAAAGACTAATAATAAAATCTTATTACTTGATCAAAAAGAAGAAATGATCACCCAAGAGGACAATGGTTTCGACCAACTTACAGAACAGAGGAATACCATcaagatgacacgtggaagcacttTCCATGAGagcacccccccccccccccaaaaggTGCTCAGATTAATTCTTGGATTTCTCCAATCATGGAACATTCAGAAGCAAAATCTTTTGAGGGAAAATCAACAAACTAACTAGCTATTCCTATTTAATCATAACAACGTGGGACGCTCCTGTCTACCACAAAGAATACATTGTCCAGATTCAAATCAAACATCACAAATATTCCTTCCATTTCAAATTGAACCTCGTGGTTTTTACTTTGTGCTATACAACAATGATGTCCACTCTCATGAAATGGAATATTTCCATCAATTTGTGTCCTATTTATGTGTCCTACACTTCCCATCTTGGTTCATTCCAAAATTGTGTCCAATTTTTGCCAAAGGAAAAGTTCTCCCTACACTTCTCAATATTTCTCTATTTACTATTGCAAAAAACGTGCTTCACCTACTTTTTATCGCTAAAACGTGTTTCACCTACTCCTCCCACACCACCAAAGTTCAAGGTTATGATACAGGGATATTTGATGTTCAAGTTTAGGCAGATTcaccataaaaaaataaagtttcaGCTCTTACCTCAATGATCACACtgcttcaaacgagaccccctAACATATTTTAGTTAATCTTATTTTAAAACTGTCCAGCACCTTTCTAAATTAAAGCTCACTTTAATGTCCAACTCAATCATCACACAAACAATGTACCTTCAAAAGGCACAAACAGTTAAACAAGAATCTCTTCCGAAATACTCCAGCAGCAATGCAACAAATTGGGGACTAGTTGAATTTCTTGATCTTGAGTTTAGGTAGGCTCATTTAGAATTTGGGGACAAGTTTGAACCAAACTATAAATGTAATAGATATTCAGTTAAAATTTGGAGAACAAGAATTAGAGCTTGAACTCTTGCTAAGATGCAAAAGAAATACATATATACTCTGACGGTGTGGGGTTGAGTATCcacatttaatttaatatttcacTAATAGATGAAACGTATGGGATACCATAAGTTACTTCCATTACCAACAAATGTAAGTACAAGGGTAGCCTACTCATATCTCAGCAAAGGCAAAAAGCACTAGATGATTTTTTGTCATCTGCCTAAGCCTTGATTGGCAAAGTTACCCGATACCTATGAAGTAGTCAAGGTTCTCATAAGTGGTCTCAGACATCACCCGACCattgtcataaaaaaaaaagtgaataagTGCTTCATACTGTTGTTTTATACACGGGAAAAGCTAGACAAAGGGTGAAATCTGACCAGCAGGGTTAAATTATTCATAAGGCCTAGGAAGTGGAGTGGAGTAATTGATGGCAGGGATCTATTTGTTCAAATACTTCCAACAATCATCAATTGATCATAATTAACTATGCTTCAATCCCATGCTAATTGGAATTgggctatatgaatcctctcTAACCGCATCTTTATATTCTTCCTCGATAAGACCTGATATTCCCAGCTCGTAACTTTCCAAAAGAATAAACATTTTTCCAAGATCAAACTAGAGAAATTAATTGCACTAAGCGATGAGCAAATGAATAACTCTCCACAAATTTAATAGTACAGAAGCAAGCAAGATATACAAGACAAGTTCATCAGATCAACGAATACATGACGGCTGGTAGTAAAACATACTGCAAATTTTGATGAAGTATACCTGTCCTCTCTTGCAATTGAAGTAAGTTTCCCTTAGTCCTACACATTCACTAGGAATACATGGACTCTTTTCTTTCGCACATTCCCTGAAAGTCTTCTTCTCAACCTAGAAGATCAAACCACATGGCTCTTTTCGATTTCAGGAACTACAGAAATTAAGTGAATAATTAACGAGAAAAGTATAAGAAATGGATACCTTTACGCAATCGGATTCGCTAAGGCACTTGACCAACTCCGCAGCAAGGCCCTTACAGGACTTCGCCATTTCTACTggtctcttcttcttcttcaaaaccTCCTCCTCCTCCGCTCTTTTGGATGTTTCCAGTCAACAAAATGGCCAGGCCGCCAGAGACTTTGTAAAATTTTCTAATTGGGCCGTTAATATAGCGTACCTGGACTTCACTGGGTAAACGAGGGGACAATTCGGTAATTTGGCCACTTTTTGATCCCTCTTTAATGTTCAGACATCATTTTTGAGATGCAATTAAGCTAGcgtttctaaatattttttaaaaaaatagatttaggTGAAAATGTGTTCgttaataatttttcaaaacataattcactttttaatgatttatattcataaattctaaaattaccaaaaatattCCATTGTATCAAACAAAAATGCTTGATATTCTCAAATTATACTAACTTTTAATTGATAACGTTTTTATCATTGTTACCATTCATAAtcctaaatattatttttcaaaatatttttttaaagcgAGTCCTACAGTAGATcgtataaaaaatattctgagcATAAATAAAAGGTGTAGATATATAAAGCGTATGCTTTAAAATTTGGGACGTGAGCCTTGAGCGT
It contains:
- the LOC129895155 gene encoding mitochondrial protein pet191 homolog, with product MAKSCKGLAAELVKCLSESDCVKVEKKTFRECAKEKSPCIPSECVGLRETYFNCKRGQLDMRARIRGNKGY